TCAGAGGCAAAGGTACCTTGAGGCATGTTAGTCAGTGCCGCCAGCATTTGGCCGGTCTGGTTGTTGTCGCTGTCGATGGCCTGCTTACCTAAAATCACCAGCTGTGGCGCTTCTTCTTCAACCACTTTTTGCAGCAGTTTGGCAACGTTCAGGGAATCAAGCTGCAGGTCGGTGTCGATTTGAATGGCACGGTCGGCACCCAGGGCTAATGCGGTACGCAGCTGCTCCTGGCTGGACTTGTCACCGATAGTGACGGCCACGATCTCTGTGGCAACACCGGCTTCTTTTAAGCGTACGGCTTCTTCTACGGCAATTTCACAAAACGGGTTGATCGCCATTTTTACATTAGCGAGATCAACATTTGAATTGTCTGATTTAACGCGAACCTTGACGTTGTAGTCAATAACACGCTTGATCGGTACTAATACTTTCATCATAGCCTCTGATTGTGCTTGTTGGTTTTTAACTGTTAAAATTGAGGCGAATTGCCAAATTTCAACTTATATAATTTGAGTAATAGCTCGAAAGACTACTCACAGATTACGTGTACGTCAACGTAATCTTATTGAAAACTTTCACTCGTGTTGAGCGAAAACAATAATTGCAGATAATTTCTCTGCATCGGGATAGTATTTCAGCGTAAAATATCTATATAATGAGGCATATTATCAAACAAGCGTTTGAATTTGTATACCGGATAAACAAAAATCAGAAAAAGGGGGGATATAATGGAACGCGAATCGATGGAATTTGACGTTGTCATCGTAGGTGCAGGCCCGTCAGGCTTGGCGACGGCATGCCGTTTAGCGCAAATGGCGCAGGAAAAAGAACAAGAGTTAATGATCTGTGTGGTTGAGAAAGGCTCTGAAGTTGGCGCACATATTCTCTCTGGCGCCGTATTCGAACCCCGTGCTTTAGAGGAACTTTTCCCCGACTGGAAAGAAAAAGGCGCCCCGCTGAATACGCCGGTGACCGGCGATGATATTTATCTTTTAAACAGCGAAGATAACGGCATTAAACTGCCGGGCTTCGCGCCGCCAAAAACCATGCACAATGACGGCAATTATATTGTCAGTATGGGTAACGTCTGCCGCTGGCTGGCTGAGCAGGCGGAGCAACTGGGTGTGGAGATTTTCCCCGGCTTTCCGGCCCAGGAAGTGCTTT
This genomic window from Thalassomonas viridans contains:
- a CDS encoding electron transfer flavoprotein subunit beta/FixA family protein; translation: MKVLVPIKRVIDYNVKVRVKSDNSNVDLANVKMAINPFCEIAVEEAVRLKEAGVATEIVAVTIGDKSSQEQLRTALALGADRAIQIDTDLQLDSLNVAKLLQKVVEEEAPQLVILGKQAIDSDNNQTGQMLAALTNMPQGTFASEVKVEGDKVNVTREIDGGLQTVALNLPAIVTTDLRLNEPRYASLPNIMKAKRKPLDVKAAADFGIDLSPRTNLLKVTPPAERQAGIVVESVDELVEKLKNEAKVIS